A single genomic interval of Salinarchaeum sp. IM2453 harbors:
- a CDS encoding RNA-guided endonuclease TnpB family protein, producing the protein MLETTRTYVARITNYSQVRDDLDQCGFSASKLWNVGRYYIQERWDDDGEIPDEAELKSELKNHERYSDLHSQSSQRVLEELAEAFNGWYNSDDGNNPPGYRKRGDRHPRSTVTWKQKGIKHDAKHGQLRLSKGWNLKDGRSDFVLPEYETRPDVEVENIQQVRAVWNGDEWELHLVCKKEIPVEDAPGDNTAGIDLGISNYLAIDYEDGPSELYPGNTLKEDKHYFTREEYQTEGKNGPSKRALKARRKLSRRKDHFLHTLSKHIVERCVDEGVEKIAVGDLSDIREDENGDSWEWGQSGNKKLHGWEFDRFARLLEYKAEEHGILVDRVDEENTSKTCSCCGQIRDANRVERGLYVCESCETTMNADVNGAVNIRRKITQSPPTGDMSNGWLAQPGVFLFDRESGRFTPREQGVCKP; encoded by the coding sequence ATGCTGGAGACGACCCGCACCTATGTCGCACGCATCACGAACTACAGTCAGGTTCGTGACGACCTCGACCAGTGCGGGTTCTCTGCATCGAAACTGTGGAACGTCGGACGCTATTACATCCAAGAACGGTGGGATGACGATGGTGAGATACCCGATGAAGCCGAATTGAAATCGGAGTTGAAAAACCACGAACGCTATAGTGACCTGCATTCTCAGTCAAGTCAGCGAGTTCTTGAAGAGCTTGCTGAGGCGTTCAACGGGTGGTATAACTCCGACGACGGCAACAACCCACCGGGCTACCGGAAACGTGGCGACCGACACCCGCGATCCACCGTGACGTGGAAACAGAAAGGTATCAAACACGACGCCAAACACGGTCAACTCCGCCTCTCGAAAGGTTGGAATCTGAAAGACGGACGGTCAGACTTCGTCCTCCCGGAGTACGAAACCCGCCCCGACGTAGAAGTCGAGAACATCCAGCAGGTGCGTGCCGTCTGGAACGGAGACGAGTGGGAACTCCACCTCGTCTGCAAGAAAGAGATTCCAGTCGAAGACGCACCCGGCGACAACACTGCGGGTATCGATCTCGGTATCAGCAACTACCTCGCCATCGACTACGAGGACGGCCCTTCGGAACTGTATCCGGGGAACACGCTGAAAGAGGACAAGCACTATTTTACCCGCGAGGAGTACCAGACCGAAGGCAAGAACGGCCCATCAAAACGTGCGTTGAAGGCTCGCCGGAAACTCTCTCGACGCAAAGACCATTTCCTCCACACGCTCTCGAAACACATCGTTGAGCGGTGTGTCGACGAAGGCGTGGAGAAGATCGCGGTTGGCGACCTCAGCGACATCCGCGAGGATGAGAACGGTGACTCGTGGGAGTGGGGGCAGTCTGGGAACAAGAAACTCCACGGATGGGAGTTCGACCGATTCGCCCGTCTCCTCGAATACAAAGCCGAAGAACACGGTATCCTCGTTGACCGGGTAGACGAGGAGAACACCTCAAAGACGTGTTCGTGTTGCGGGCAAATTCGAGATGCGAACCGCGTGGAGCGCGGGCTGTACGTCTGTGAGTCGTGTGAGACGACGATGAACGCGGACGTGAACGGTGCAGTGAACATTCGCAGAAAGATAACTCAGAGTCCCCCAACGGGGGATATGAGTAACGGCTGGTTGGCACAGCCCGGAGTCTTCCTGTTCGACCGCGAGAGCGGACGGTTCACACCGAGAGAACAGGGAGTCTGCAAACCGTAA
- a CDS encoding universal stress protein, with the protein MYDNILIPTDGSETSQKALDHALELADRYNATIHTLYVIDLEAVDIGLGTEQVQRIKEGRYKEMDEIRKRVESATGEIAKQASERGIECIEGARAGRPHASINDYATDNDIDVIVMASHGRSGVRRMLLGSVTEKVIRVSDVPVLVVKVND; encoded by the coding sequence ATGTACGATAACATTCTCATTCCAACGGATGGAAGCGAAACGTCACAGAAAGCTCTGGATCACGCACTCGAACTTGCGGATCGATATAATGCAACGATCCATACCCTATACGTAATTGACTTAGAAGCAGTCGATATCGGGCTTGGAACAGAGCAAGTACAGCGTATCAAAGAAGGCCGATATAAAGAGATGGACGAAATCCGCAAACGCGTCGAGTCAGCAACCGGAGAAATTGCCAAGCAGGCAAGTGAACGCGGTATCGAATGCATTGAAGGTGCACGAGCTGGCCGTCCACATGCCAGTATCAACGATTATGCCACAGACAACGATATTGATGTTATCGTTATGGCATCTCACGGTCGGTCAGGAGTCCGCCGTATGCTACTTGGGAGTGTCACTGAGAAAGTAATCCGCGTTTCTGATGTTCCTGTCCTCGTGGTAAAAGTCAACGACTAG
- a CDS encoding sodium:solute symporter family transporter, with amino-acid sequence MIEVVLLDTALEVDQFRLVPTILVAAMLTLFLGIGYFFRVAAVDELWVAGRSIGPVENGMAIGANWMSAASYLGVAALVATVGYFGLAYVVGWTTGYFLLLIFMAAQFRRFGKYTAPDFVGDRFYSSRARAIAAFTTLAIAFVYAIGQASGMGLMGRYIFGVSYEVGVILLMAVTIGYVVLSGMLGTTKNMAVQYIILIIAFTVGLYATGWSQGWTTVFPYLEAGPETAAAADIETQLVEPFAFTSYYGWIALAFSLIVGTCGLPHVLVRFYTVENERTARWSTVWGLFFICILYWGTAIYAVFGGILYDESSLVATGGEGEGFMHMSGEDADALVVLTTELAGLPEWLVGLVAAGAVAAALATTAGLFITASSAAAHDIYTNLYKPNATQREQMIVGRSTILAVGILVTLIGLNPPALIGELVAMAFAIAGCIFFPVFFLGLWWENTTREGAITGMLVGMFISFGAIINDTIYPMYIEGVDPANIEAADALIPTLAETVPGVSSALVGVPIVFAVIIGVSFVTEDPPEDVKRLVRQCHSPEPMDQMDSAEDVATDGGIEESSDD; translated from the coding sequence ATGATTGAGGTTGTCCTGTTGGATACGGCGCTTGAGGTTGATCAATTTCGTTTAGTCCCAACTATTCTGGTAGCAGCCATGCTGACCCTGTTCCTTGGCATTGGATACTTCTTCCGCGTTGCTGCCGTTGATGAACTGTGGGTCGCTGGACGATCGATCGGACCTGTTGAAAATGGAATGGCAATTGGTGCAAACTGGATGAGTGCTGCTTCATACCTTGGCGTTGCAGCCTTGGTTGCAACAGTTGGGTACTTTGGATTAGCATACGTCGTTGGATGGACAACTGGATACTTCCTGCTGCTAATTTTCATGGCAGCACAGTTCCGTCGATTCGGAAAGTATACCGCACCTGACTTTGTTGGCGATCGATTTTATTCTTCACGCGCCCGTGCTATTGCGGCATTCACAACGCTCGCAATTGCATTTGTCTACGCAATTGGTCAGGCAAGCGGAATGGGACTAATGGGTCGATATATTTTCGGTGTCTCGTATGAGGTCGGTGTCATCCTACTGATGGCTGTGACAATTGGATATGTTGTTCTTTCGGGTATGCTTGGAACGACGAAGAACATGGCTGTCCAGTATATTATCCTCATTATCGCGTTTACTGTCGGCCTATATGCAACCGGCTGGAGTCAGGGCTGGACAACTGTGTTCCCGTACCTCGAAGCAGGACCAGAGACTGCTGCTGCTGCTGATATTGAGACACAGTTGGTCGAACCATTCGCCTTTACGAGTTACTATGGCTGGATTGCATTAGCATTCAGTCTCATTGTCGGTACTTGTGGTCTTCCTCACGTTCTAGTTCGATTCTACACAGTTGAGAACGAACGCACAGCACGCTGGTCGACCGTCTGGGGACTGTTCTTCATCTGTATCCTCTACTGGGGAACAGCTATTTACGCTGTCTTTGGTGGCATCCTGTATGATGAATCGAGTCTTGTGGCAACTGGCGGGGAAGGTGAGGGCTTCATGCACATGTCGGGTGAGGATGCTGACGCTCTTGTCGTTCTAACGACCGAGCTCGCTGGGCTACCAGAGTGGCTAGTTGGACTTGTCGCTGCTGGAGCTGTCGCCGCTGCCTTGGCTACAACTGCCGGGCTATTTATTACTGCCTCATCTGCAGCCGCTCATGATATTTACACTAACCTGTACAAGCCTAACGCAACACAACGAGAACAGATGATCGTTGGTCGATCCACGATCCTTGCAGTCGGCATTCTGGTGACGTTGATTGGCCTTAACCCACCGGCACTCATCGGTGAACTAGTTGCAATGGCGTTTGCAATTGCTGGATGTATCTTCTTCCCTGTGTTCTTCCTCGGACTTTGGTGGGAGAACACGACTCGCGAAGGAGCAATCACTGGAATGCTGGTTGGGATGTTCATCTCCTTTGGTGCAATTATCAACGATACTATTTATCCAATGTACATCGAAGGGGTTGATCCCGCAAACATCGAAGCAGCTGATGCATTAATCCCAACGCTGGCTGAGACCGTTCCGGGAGTTTCATCTGCACTAGTTGGTGTTCCAATTGTCTTCGCAGTGATCATTGGCGTATCCTTTGTGACCGAAGATCCACCAGAAGATGTCAAGCGACTTGTGCGTCAGTGTCACAGTCCTGAACCAATGGATCAGATGGACAGTGCAGAGGACGTTGCCACAGATGGTGGGATCGAAGAATCGTCGGATGATTAA
- a CDS encoding DUF4212 domain-containing protein, whose protein sequence is MSENNNQDFDEKQTDGGVATEAYLEKEINLFKPATPFMRDHLRIIWISFAAWVLVVFGPTTATWVAEEFMTETSILGGYPLHFFAGAIFTPLGALVLAAVYAWQRDRLDKKYNISHDPEAAEQAEASTATDGGESQ, encoded by the coding sequence ATGTCAGAGAATAACAACCAAGATTTTGATGAAAAACAAACAGATGGGGGTGTAGCGACAGAAGCATATCTTGAAAAAGAAATTAACTTATTTAAGCCGGCAACGCCGTTCATGCGAGATCATCTAAGAATTATTTGGATCTCGTTTGCTGCGTGGGTGCTTGTTGTGTTTGGCCCAACAACGGCAACGTGGGTCGCTGAGGAGTTCATGACCGAAACGTCAATCCTTGGAGGCTATCCACTCCACTTCTTTGCTGGAGCGATATTCACACCGCTTGGCGCTTTGGTCCTTGCTGCTGTCTACGCATGGCAACGTGACCGTCTCGACAAGAAGTACAATATTTCTCACGACCCAGAGGCTGCTGAACAGGCTGAAGCATCTACTGCTACTGATGGAGGTGAATCACAATGA
- the acs gene encoding acetate--CoA ligase, with amino-acid sequence MTDDELEAKLGDRDYYRPPAKFVGQANASDPAIYDQFDEFPEGFEAYAELLDWDEYWDETFDGSNPPFFEWFVGGKLNASYNCVDRHLDERGDQTALLWESEDTDERRRIAYQDLYREINEVAAALKDLGVEEDDVVTLHMPMLPELPITMLACARIGAPHSEVFAGFSADALATRIDDTESDIVVTVDGYYRRGEFLHHKQKADQAVEMAETDVDDVLVWTRHGPENLHEEAEMEDGRDILAEELLEDFQGARVDPVSRDAEDPLFLMYTSGTTGKPKGCQHRTGGYLAYATGTSKYVLDIKPEDTYWCAADIGWITGHSYIVYGPLSLGTTSVMREGAPDAPHKGVIWEMAERYDVDIFHTSPTAVRMFMKWGEEIVENYDFDFRHLTTVGEPIQPEVWEWYYEHIGGEDAVIVDTWWQTETGGHLITNLPALKDMKPGSAGIPCPGIEAGLVDDQGEEIEPATGQAGNLVIKRPWPGMLQTVYGDDERFIETYWEDFSDTESSDWSDWNYKAGDGAVHETDGYFRILGRLDDVMNVAGHRIGTMELESAAAEVSDVAEAAVAAREHDQKGEVPDVYVTVREGVEESDGVRSAIYEAIEDEIGAFARPANVIFVDELPKTRSGKIMRRLLEEISNDESLGNTSTLRDPSVPEQIREKVHGE; translated from the coding sequence ATGACGGATGATGAACTCGAAGCAAAACTTGGTGACCGAGACTACTACCGGCCACCAGCAAAGTTCGTAGGGCAGGCAAATGCTTCTGATCCTGCCATCTACGATCAGTTTGACGAGTTTCCAGAAGGATTTGAGGCGTATGCCGAGCTTCTTGACTGGGATGAATACTGGGATGAGACGTTTGACGGCTCTAACCCGCCGTTCTTTGAGTGGTTTGTAGGGGGCAAGCTAAACGCTTCATACAACTGCGTTGATCGTCATCTCGATGAACGGGGAGATCAGACCGCGCTTTTGTGGGAAAGCGAAGACACTGACGAGCGCCGTCGTATCGCTTATCAGGACCTCTACCGGGAGATCAATGAGGTAGCAGCTGCCCTCAAAGATCTGGGTGTTGAAGAGGATGATGTCGTAACCCTGCATATGCCGATGCTTCCGGAGCTCCCCATTACAATGCTTGCCTGTGCGCGCATCGGAGCTCCGCACTCTGAGGTGTTCGCTGGCTTCTCCGCAGATGCACTTGCGACGCGTATTGATGATACAGAAAGTGATATCGTTGTAACTGTAGATGGGTACTATCGACGTGGGGAATTCCTTCATCATAAGCAAAAAGCCGACCAAGCCGTTGAAATGGCTGAAACGGATGTTGACGACGTTCTTGTTTGGACTCGCCATGGTCCTGAAAACCTTCACGAGGAAGCCGAAATGGAAGATGGTCGAGATATCCTTGCAGAAGAGCTTCTTGAAGACTTCCAAGGTGCTCGTGTTGATCCTGTTTCTCGTGATGCTGAAGATCCGCTTTTCCTGATGTACACCTCTGGAACAACTGGCAAGCCGAAGGGGTGTCAACATCGTACTGGCGGGTACCTTGCGTATGCTACTGGAACCTCAAAATATGTTCTAGACATCAAGCCAGAAGACACATATTGGTGTGCTGCTGACATCGGATGGATTACAGGTCATTCATATATTGTATATGGGCCACTCTCCTTGGGTACGACATCAGTAATGCGCGAAGGCGCTCCTGATGCACCACATAAGGGTGTCATCTGGGAGATGGCAGAGCGGTATGATGTTGATATCTTCCATACATCTCCAACAGCTGTCCGGATGTTCATGAAATGGGGCGAAGAAATTGTAGAGAACTATGACTTTGATTTCCGACATCTCACAACTGTTGGGGAACCAATTCAACCAGAGGTCTGGGAGTGGTACTATGAGCATATCGGCGGCGAGGATGCAGTTATCGTTGATACATGGTGGCAAACTGAAACTGGTGGACACCTTATTACCAACCTTCCAGCACTTAAAGACATGAAACCAGGTAGTGCTGGTATCCCGTGTCCTGGAATCGAGGCTGGCTTAGTTGATGATCAGGGTGAAGAAATTGAACCAGCGACCGGACAGGCTGGTAATCTGGTTATTAAACGCCCGTGGCCAGGCATGCTACAGACAGTTTATGGTGACGATGAGCGGTTTATCGAGACTTACTGGGAGGATTTCTCTGATACTGAAAGTAGCGACTGGAGTGACTGGAACTACAAAGCTGGCGATGGAGCGGTACACGAAACTGACGGCTATTTCCGCATTCTGGGTCGTCTCGACGATGTAATGAATGTTGCCGGACATCGGATTGGTACAATGGAACTTGAGTCTGCTGCTGCTGAGGTTTCTGATGTTGCAGAAGCAGCTGTCGCTGCTCGCGAACATGATCAGAAAGGCGAGGTTCCAGATGTCTATGTAACTGTTCGCGAAGGCGTCGAAGAATCTGATGGGGTTCGATCAGCAATCTACGAAGCAATTGAGGATGAGATTGGTGCCTTTGCCCGTCCAGCAAATGTCATCTTTGTCGATGAATTACCAAAGACACGCTCCGGTAAAATCATGCGCCGGCTGCTGGAGGAGATCTCAAATGATGAGTCTCTTGGTAATACCTCAACGCTTCGCGATCCAAGTGTTCCTGAACAAATTCGAGAAAAAGTACACGGAGAATAG
- a CDS encoding bacterio-opsin activator domain-containing protein produces the protein MTNSSRRPLTTGDYTALRDAAVTHRAALIIRLAGEVGLTTSEIPTICPADIERVQATPPQFVLHVNGRTAYLPTSLRREIERYANSGGIDEDQPLIDISSRRVQMILDETADRAAKQTGKRSLSAVTGQTLRQYFAYSALFDEQIPFRVLCSVGGWEINGPLSEYLPSVDTEEIVSAFANNETTAAAASEGTKTLTHAMQQVIDTTSNSKLTEKVCETIAEKEAYIGAYFARWGPKYSSIHVQTADGIGLQDARRSASSIDENIREAILKSSSVHLATPVSQIADQITTDQVIFVPVHLNERPSGVMAVFPVEGRTIPSHEQDQLALFGQQIARTISDNRRQALIESDAVTELEFACQSPNAPLIQLSRELTCPVELESLIRVDDAEFICFVSIECADPSVVVRSTEDLSNIQEYRLIERGTESVSFELTITGTSPISVLLDAGGNIDSVSIDDNTAQLVVHYPEGTDVRSITNDLRSHFPETELAGKRTRERPSSITQPVDRSINSELDERQQDVLQAAFFGGYFDWPRGSTAEEIADSLDISSPTFHKHLRQGLHRLLSVALDSENTN, from the coding sequence ATGACGAACTCATCTCGACGACCTCTCACTACCGGAGACTATACAGCATTACGTGATGCTGCTGTTACTCATCGCGCTGCTCTTATTATCCGCCTTGCTGGAGAGGTTGGACTTACAACTTCTGAGATTCCCACTATCTGTCCTGCGGATATCGAACGTGTTCAAGCAACCCCGCCTCAATTTGTGCTGCACGTTAATGGCCGAACTGCCTATCTGCCAACTTCTCTACGACGTGAAATTGAACGCTATGCCAACAGCGGAGGCATTGACGAGGACCAGCCACTGATCGATATTTCTTCCCGAAGAGTACAGATGATTCTTGATGAAACTGCTGACAGAGCTGCAAAACAAACTGGCAAGCGGTCTCTCTCTGCAGTTACTGGACAGACTCTCCGTCAGTATTTTGCTTACTCTGCTCTCTTCGATGAGCAAATCCCATTCCGGGTTCTGTGTTCGGTCGGTGGATGGGAAATTAATGGACCTCTTTCTGAGTACCTTCCTTCAGTAGATACTGAGGAGATCGTCTCTGCATTTGCTAATAATGAGACCACAGCAGCCGCTGCCTCTGAAGGCACGAAGACACTCACCCATGCAATGCAACAAGTGATCGACACTACATCTAACTCTAAACTGACTGAAAAAGTGTGCGAGACGATTGCTGAGAAAGAAGCCTATATCGGAGCTTACTTTGCACGATGGGGGCCCAAATACTCGTCTATTCACGTCCAAACCGCTGATGGGATCGGTCTACAAGATGCGCGACGCTCTGCCTCTTCCATTGATGAAAACATCAGAGAAGCAATTTTAAAATCTTCATCTGTGCACTTGGCAACTCCGGTATCTCAAATCGCAGATCAAATTACCACCGATCAGGTCATTTTTGTCCCTGTTCATTTAAACGAACGTCCGTCTGGTGTCATGGCTGTATTCCCTGTTGAGGGGAGAACAATACCTTCACATGAGCAGGATCAATTGGCACTCTTTGGGCAACAAATTGCACGAACTATTTCAGACAACCGGCGACAGGCACTCATCGAATCCGATGCTGTTACTGAACTCGAATTTGCTTGCCAAAGTCCAAATGCCCCTCTCATCCAACTTAGTCGTGAACTCACCTGTCCTGTGGAACTTGAGTCATTAATTCGCGTTGATGACGCCGAATTTATTTGTTTTGTTTCTATTGAGTGTGCAGATCCTTCTGTTGTCGTAAGGAGCACTGAAGACCTCTCCAATATCCAGGAATATCGGCTTATTGAACGAGGCACAGAGTCTGTATCTTTTGAATTAACCATCACGGGTACCTCTCCTATTTCAGTACTATTGGATGCTGGAGGTAACATTGACTCTGTATCAATTGACGACAATACGGCCCAGCTTGTAGTTCACTACCCTGAGGGGACAGATGTTCGTTCAATCACCAATGACCTTCGATCCCACTTTCCAGAAACTGAACTTGCTGGAAAACGTACTCGGGAGAGACCTTCTTCTATTACTCAACCGGTAGACCGATCAATAAACAGTGAACTTGATGAACGACAACAAGATGTTTTGCAGGCAGCATTCTTTGGTGGTTACTTCGACTGGCCACGTGGTAGTACAGCTGAAGAGATTGCTGACTCGCTTGATATTTCATCTCCAACGTTTCACAAGCATCTGCGCCAGGGATTACATCGGCTGTTATCTGTCGCTCTTGACTCCGAGAATACGAATTAA
- the acs gene encoding acetate--CoA ligase: MVKTNLGWDGSSGDPAAIEPSEWFQAQANINQSDIRTSFNQSWPECWTEAADLLDWNTVYETILDDSNPPFYRWFPDGELNACYNCIDRHVDADNVAIEWIGNLGKTRSYTYSELYDEVNALAAALSNLGVSEDDVVTIYLPVVPELPIAMLACARIGAPHSVVFAGFSADALATRLDAASSEYLITCDGFYRRGDAINQKRRVDDALLQVDHSVDETIVVDRLGDEYPHALHDNEHDYERLIDSFTGTEVNPVSRSAEDMLFLMYTSGTTGKPKGVRHSTGGYLAQTAWTTQAVLDLDSSDTIWTAADIGWITGHSYTVYGPLALGATTVLYEGAPDTPDREHIESVIDEYDINVFYTSATAIRSMMKRHPPDTDYDLSSIRLLGTVGEPIGSDAWHWYRQTFGDGETPVVDTWWQTETGSIMISTLPGVDTMKPGAAGPPLPGNDIQVVDPDGNPVDTGQAGYLTVNRPWPSMARTVHGGDDRFIEEYWQRFSDPDTDTWAYFTGDGAQYDDEGYIRLLGRVDDVINVSSRRLRTVEIESQILDIEGVTETAVVGGRDEAGRTVVFAYVTTEQDRKIDKEHIREQVKQGIQDAVGELAHPGQVIITPDLPKTRSGKIMRRLLEDISNDNEYGDTSALRNPEIVGEIESALSEK, from the coding sequence ATGGTGAAGACGAACCTTGGGTGGGACGGATCCTCAGGTGATCCTGCAGCTATTGAACCATCTGAGTGGTTCCAAGCACAAGCAAATATTAATCAGTCTGATATTCGAACATCATTTAATCAGTCGTGGCCAGAGTGTTGGACTGAGGCGGCCGACCTTCTTGACTGGAATACAGTGTATGAGACAATCCTGGATGATTCAAACCCTCCCTTCTACCGCTGGTTTCCAGATGGGGAATTAAATGCATGTTACAACTGTATTGACCGTCATGTAGATGCTGATAATGTAGCCATCGAGTGGATTGGTAACTTAGGCAAGACACGATCATACACCTATTCGGAGTTGTATGATGAGGTAAATGCATTAGCAGCAGCATTGTCAAATCTTGGAGTGTCTGAGGACGATGTTGTTACCATATATCTCCCCGTTGTTCCGGAATTACCTATAGCGATGCTTGCGTGTGCCCGTATTGGTGCGCCACATTCTGTTGTATTCGCGGGCTTTTCAGCTGATGCGCTTGCCACACGCCTTGATGCTGCTTCTTCGGAGTACCTCATCACGTGTGATGGTTTTTATCGACGTGGTGATGCCATCAATCAGAAACGGCGCGTTGATGACGCTCTTCTGCAAGTAGACCACTCTGTTGACGAAACCATTGTGGTTGACCGATTAGGAGATGAGTATCCGCATGCACTCCATGATAACGAGCACGATTATGAACGTCTCATCGACTCTTTCACTGGTACAGAAGTTAATCCGGTAAGTCGATCCGCCGAGGATATGTTATTCCTAATGTATACCTCTGGGACGACCGGTAAGCCGAAGGGGGTTCGACACTCTACTGGTGGATACCTTGCACAGACAGCATGGACCACACAAGCAGTACTTGATCTTGATTCCAGTGACACAATCTGGACTGCGGCCGATATTGGATGGATTACTGGACACTCATATACTGTTTATGGACCCCTTGCACTAGGTGCTACCACCGTGTTGTATGAGGGCGCTCCGGATACGCCGGACAGAGAACATATTGAATCTGTCATTGATGAGTACGATATTAACGTTTTCTACACATCGGCAACAGCGATTCGGTCAATGATGAAACGACACCCTCCAGATACGGACTACGACCTATCCTCAATTCGTCTGCTTGGGACTGTTGGAGAGCCAATTGGAAGTGATGCATGGCACTGGTACCGACAAACGTTTGGAGACGGCGAGACTCCGGTTGTCGACACTTGGTGGCAGACCGAGACAGGGAGTATCATGATATCTACCCTACCCGGCGTTGACACCATGAAGCCAGGAGCCGCTGGACCCCCATTGCCCGGTAATGATATCCAGGTCGTTGACCCTGATGGGAATCCAGTAGATACAGGCCAAGCTGGATACCTAACTGTTAATCGACCTTGGCCAAGCATGGCCAGAACTGTTCATGGTGGCGACGATCGGTTTATCGAAGAATACTGGCAGCGGTTCTCTGACCCAGATACTGACACATGGGCCTACTTCACTGGTGACGGCGCGCAATATGATGATGAAGGATATATTCGACTTCTTGGCAGGGTTGACGATGTGATCAATGTTTCTAGTCGTCGACTCCGTACTGTTGAAATTGAGTCTCAAATTCTTGATATCGAAGGCGTTACTGAAACTGCCGTTGTTGGTGGCCGAGATGAGGCTGGCCGAACAGTTGTATTTGCATACGTCACAACAGAGCAGGATAGAAAAATCGACAAAGAGCATATCCGGGAACAAGTAAAACAGGGAATTCAGGATGCTGTTGGTGAACTTGCTCATCCTGGCCAAGTCATTATTACGCCGGACCTACCAAAAACACGTTCTGGAAAGATTATGCGCCGACTGCTTGAAGATATCTCCAACGACAATGAGTACGGTGATACTTCCGCTCTACGGAACCCGGAAATTGTCGGAGAAATTGAATCAGCACTGAGTGAGAAATAA
- a CDS encoding DUF2797 domain-containing protein, with translation MQIVGYDVGSPERSSKLLFAQGKEIHQQALVPGNELEYMLQSRRCAGAIEENTHIACTNEEAPYCPQHTDIWPCARCRGDCSMPVANCHKPHVLYLAVFAPAIYKVGVTKKTRLEQRLYEQGADRGAYLTSFPNGRAARKREAELATEIGDRIQVSQKIKGLDRSVDVQQWEELLSQFDTIERYNLNYNIELEHAPIQETMVSGTVRGVKGRILLVENNNTVYATDLRDLVGYIVEEGSTDQNRQSSLDAF, from the coding sequence GTGCAGATTGTCGGATACGACGTAGGTTCTCCAGAAAGATCAAGTAAGTTACTGTTTGCGCAGGGAAAAGAGATTCATCAGCAGGCACTTGTCCCAGGCAATGAGTTAGAGTACATGCTTCAATCACGACGGTGTGCTGGAGCCATCGAAGAAAATACACACATTGCATGTACGAACGAAGAGGCACCATACTGTCCACAACACACCGATATCTGGCCGTGTGCTCGATGTCGAGGCGATTGTTCAATGCCGGTTGCTAATTGTCATAAACCACATGTACTGTATCTTGCAGTGTTTGCACCAGCGATATACAAGGTTGGCGTGACAAAGAAGACGCGGCTTGAGCAACGGTTATATGAACAAGGGGCAGACAGGGGAGCATATCTGACATCATTTCCGAACGGGCGAGCTGCTCGAAAACGGGAGGCTGAGTTAGCAACAGAAATTGGAGATCGAATACAGGTTTCACAGAAAATTAAAGGACTAGATCGATCGGTGGATGTACAACAGTGGGAAGAGTTGCTATCACAATTTGACACGATTGAACGATACAATCTTAACTACAATATTGAACTGGAGCATGCCCCAATTCAAGAGACAATGGTATCGGGGACAGTACGCGGGGTAAAGGGACGTATATTATTGGTTGAGAATAACAATACAGTATATGCTACAGACCTTCGTGACTTGGTTGGATATATTGTTGAGGAAGGTTCGACAGACCAGAATCGACAATCGAGTTTGGACGCTTTTTGA
- a CDS encoding type II toxin-antitoxin system RatA family toxin, producing the protein MDRIEVSTVVYVSAEEAFEFLVDFPRYAQYSKYLDSVQQHGTGGAGTKYDLTFRWWKLTYTARSEVTSIEENKRIDWELVNSLDATGYWGIEPLPEETETSDNNAVKVRFVAEFDSNSMTWDLVNVPRFVSTDWIVRKVKPLIVKEAKRIVGRVVADLEGESREVTLTVHETPDTI; encoded by the coding sequence GTGGACCGAATTGAAGTCAGCACGGTCGTATATGTTTCCGCAGAAGAGGCATTTGAGTTCCTTGTTGACTTTCCAAGATATGCTCAGTACTCCAAATATCTTGACTCAGTACAACAGCATGGGACTGGTGGAGCAGGGACAAAGTACGACCTTACATTTAGATGGTGGAAATTAACGTATACAGCACGATCCGAAGTAACGAGTATAGAGGAAAACAAAAGAATTGATTGGGAACTAGTTAACTCACTCGACGCAACGGGTTACTGGGGCATTGAGCCGCTACCAGAAGAGACAGAAACGTCAGACAACAATGCCGTGAAAGTCCGGTTTGTTGCTGAATTTGACTCAAATTCGATGACGTGGGACTTAGTCAATGTTCCTCGGTTTGTCTCAACAGATTGGATCGTGAGAAAAGTAAAACCACTTATTGTAAAAGAGGCTAAGCGGATTGTTGGCCGTGTGGTGGCTGATCTCGAAGGGGAATCCCGGGAGGTGACACTTACAGTGCATGAGACTCCGGATACAATTTGA